Proteins encoded within one genomic window of Rhododendron vialii isolate Sample 1 chromosome 1a, ASM3025357v1:
- the LOC131307580 gene encoding ruvB-like protein 1 encodes MKIEEVQSQTKKQRIATHTHIKGLGLEANGKAIRLAAGFVGQAAAREASGLVVDMIRQKKMAGRALLLAGPPGTGKTALALGIAQELGSKVPFCPMVGSEVYSSEVKKTEVLMEHFRRAIGLRIKENKEVYEGEVTELSPEETESVTGGYGKSISHVIIGLKTVRGTKQLKLDPTIYDALVKEKVAVGDVIYIEANSGAVKRVGRSDAFATEFDLEAEEYVPLPKGEVHKKKEIVQDVTLHDLDAANARPQGGQDILSLMGQMMKPRKTEITDKLRQEINKVVNRYIDEGVAELVPGVLFIDEVHMLDMECFSYLNRALESSLSPIVIFATNRGICNVRGTDMTSPHGIPVDLLDRLVIIRTETYGPAEMIQILAIRAQVEELVVDEESLAYLGEIGQQASLRHAVQLLSPASIVAKMNGRDGICKADLEEVGTLYLDAKSSARLLQEQQDRYIT; translated from the exons ATGAAGATAGAAGAGGTACAATCGCAAACAAAGAAGCAGAGGATAGCTACTCACACTCACATCAAAGGCCTCGGTCTTGAG GCGAATGGAAAGGCGATACGTTTGGCTGCTGGCTTTGTGGGTCAGGCTGCAGCTAGAGAAGCTTCAGGGCTTGTGGTTGATATGATACGCCAAAAGAAGATGGCCGGAAGGGCACTTCTACTTGCCGGGCCTCCTGGCACCGGGAAGACGGCCCTTGCTCTTGGCATAGCCCAGGAGCTTGGTAGCAAG GTCCCTTTCTGCCCAATGGTTGGGTCAGAAGTGTATTCCTCTGAAGTAAAAAAAACTGAGGTTTTAATGGAACATTTCCGACGCGCAATTGGTCTACGCATCAaggaaaataaggaagtttacGAAGGAGAG GTAACTGAGCTATCCCCAGAAGAAACAGAGAGCGTGACAGGTGGATATGGTAAAAGCATAAGCCATGTAATTATTGGGTTAAAAACTGTCAGGGGAACCAAGCAACTGAAGTTGGATCCTACTATATATGATGCATTGGTTAAGGAAAAG GTAGCTGTTGGGGACGTTATATACATTGAAGCCAATAGTGGTGCAGTTAAAAGGGTTGGTAGGAGTGATGCTTTTGCCACAGAGTTTGATCTTGAGGCAGAAGAGTATGTCCCACTTCCTAAAGGAGAGGTtcacaaaaagaaagagatcgTTCAG GATGTTACGCTCCACGATCTGGATGCTGCAAATGCACGGCCTCAAGGTGGACAGGATATATTATCCTTAATGGGTCAGATGATGAAGCCCAGGAAAACGGAAATTACTGACAAGCTACGACAAGAAATTAACAAG GTTGTGAACCGTTATATCGATGAAGGGGTGGCAGAGCTTGTCCCTGGTGTCTTATTTATTGATGAG GTACATATGCTGGATATGGAGTGCTTTTCGTACTTGAATCGTGCTTTGGAAAGCTCTCTATCACCGATAGTCATCTTCGCCACAAATAGAGGAATTTGTAATGTTAG AGGAACAGATATGACTAGTCCTCATGGCATACCGGTTGACTTGCTAGACCGGCTGGTAATTATTCGGACAGAAACTTATGGTCCAGCTGAAATGATACAG ATTTTGGCCATTCGTGCACAAGTGGAGGAACTGGTTGTGGACGAAGAAAGTTTGGCTTATCTTGGAGAGATTGGACAACAAGCATCCCTGAG GCATGCGGTTCAGCTTTTATCACCCGCTAGTATTGTTGCTAAAATGAATGGTAGAGACGGTATTTGCAAG GCGGATCTTGAGGAAGTGGGTACTCTTTATCTGGATGCCAAGTCTTCAGCAAGACTTCTTCAAGAGCAGCAGGATAGATACATCACATGA